CGGGCTTGCCGCAAGGCCCGTTGATCCCGGCCCGTGTCGCGCCAACACCCGGGCCCGTCTCGTCGCGCTGGCGCTCAGGGGCTCGCCGTCACCGGCGCTTTGGCCGCGCACACGCCGTCGCGGGTCGGCGCGTCCAACATCAGGCACAGGCCGTTCGTGTCGCGGTTGGGCCGTTTGGCCGCCCAACCGGACCACGCCGGTTTGCCGTTCCAGCTGACCAGCGTCCAGCCATCGTGGGGATTGCCCTGGATCTCGACGATGCCGGTGTTGGGCAGCGGGTCGAACAGCAGGAGCAACTGTTCGGGGTTCCTGACGGACGTCATCGTCCCGATACCGATGTCGAATTCGCTGGAGAACGCGACCTCTCTGATCCTGCCGTCGGCCGCCCGGACCGGGTTGGCCAGCGCGCTGCCGTACATCGTTCCGAGCATGTCGTTGAAGCGGCCGGCGCTGGTCGCCGCGTTGCCGTCCATCGTTTGGAGCGCGCCGTTGAAACGCTTGTGGAACTCGTACCCGTTCGGGTCGGCGGAGCCGGGAGCCAGCATCGGCACGATGCGCAGCCCGAGCAGCCACGCGATGGGGGCCAACAGGTATGCCAGCCCGGCGAGGCTGATCTGCGGCATGCCGTTGAAAACGCCCGCGTCGATCTCGTTGAGCCCCGGCAGCACCTGGGCATTCGTCCCCAGCATGGCCGCCAGCGGCGCCGCGGTCTGCTGTGTCCTGATCAACTGCGACGCGAAGATCCCGGCGACCGGACCCTTCGCCGCGAGCACGTTGGCGACGTTCTGCGCCTGTTGTTGGCCGAGCGCGGTGAGCGCCGCCCCGGGCACCGCCGTGTCGATCAGCTTCGCGGCGTTGGCCACCGACTGCCCGTGGCGCACCAGGTCGATCACGATCGATTCGTCGGCCGAGGCCCTCGCCGATGCGAGGCACAGCAGGACAGCCGAAAGCAGCACGGCGCCAACGCGGCCGAGGTGCGTCGTCAGCACCGGAGGCGAGTAGGGCCGGCGTCGCACCCGGGCGGCGCGGGCCGCACGGCGGACAGCATGGCGGTGAGGCGGTGAATGGTCGTTCTCCGTTCTCTCAACCACTCGTTGGCGGGAATCCGCTCAACGTCGGCCCTGTGGCAGGAGTAAAGTATCCGGTTGTTTCCAGGCGGCGCGGCAACAACTTTCGCAGTCCGAAACCATGTTGTGACTGTGTCGTTATAGCCCATTGATCGGGCGAGAGTCGTTGGAAGTCAAACAGATTGGGCCACCGCGATTGGATAGCTTGTGACACAAGGGAATCGAGGCGCCGCAGTCCTACTGTTCGGCCGCGGGCGAACGCATGGCGCGTTGCGGGGTCTGCGCTCCCACCGGGTCGCCGGCGAACCCGACCTCGACGCCGCGATAGGCCCCTACCGGCGGCTGGTCGTGGTGGGCGCCGACGCCGACCTGGCGGCCGTGCTGACCCGCCTGCTGCGCGCGGAGCGCCTCGACATCGAAGTGGCGTACGTGCCGCCGCGGCGCACCCGGGCAGCCCGGATCTATCGCCTGCCTGCCGGACGCCGGGCGGCGCGCCGGGCCGTCCGCGGTTCCGCGCAACGGGTGACGCTGATCCGCGACGAGACCGGCTCGGTGATCGTCGGGCGCGCCGCCTGGGTGCCGACGAAGGACGAGCGGGTCATCCACGGCGAGGCGGTCGTCGACGACACCACGCTGTTCGACGGCGACGCCGCCGCGGTGTTCATCGAGCCGACGCTGGCCATGCCCGGCCTGCGGGCCTCGCTCAAGGGTCGCTGGCGCCCGTGGGTCACCGGCCGCGCGGCCCAGCTCGGCAGCACGGGCGCCGTCGTGCTGCGCGACGGTGTCCAAGCGCCCCGCCCCGGCCGCCGCTCGGCGTTCTACCGCAACATCGAGGGCTGGCTGCTGGTCCGCTAGTTTCGTGCGGTGAGCTTCCCCTCGCCCCAACGCGAATCGGTCCGACCCAGCCCGATCTTTCTGGCCCTGCTCGGGTTGACGGCGGTCGGCGGCGCGCTGGCCTGGCAGGCCGGCTACAGCGCCCGGCCGCTCGCCTATGTCGGGGTGTTCATTTTCGTCATCGCCGGCTGGCTGGTGTCGCTGTGCCTGCACGAATTCGGGCACGCGGTGACCGCCTGGCGATTCGGCGACCACGATGCGGCCGTGCGCGGGTATCTGACGCTGGATCCGCGCCGGTACACCCATCCCGCGCTGTCGCTCGTGTTGCCGCTGGTGATCGTCGCGCTGGGCGGGATCGGCCTGCCCGGCGCGGCGGTCTACGTGCGGACGTGGTTCATGACGCCGGCCCGCCGCACCCTGGTCAGCCTGGCCGGCCCGGCGGCCAACCTGGTCTTGGGGGCGCTGCTGCTGACGCTGACCCGGTTGTTCTTCGACCCGACGCACGTGGTGCTGTGGGCCGCGGTGGCGTTCCTGGGATTCCTTCAGGTCACCGCGGTCGTGCTGAACCTGCTGCCCATCCCGGGGCTGGACGGCTATGACGCCCTGGAGCCGCACCTGAGCGCCGAGACGCAGCGCGCGCTGGCGCCGGCCAAGCAGTGGGGCTTCGTCATCCTGTTGTTTCTGCTCCTGGCGCCGGTGCTCAACCACTGGTTCTTCGGGATCGTGTTGTCGCTGTTCGACCTGTCCGGGGTGCCCGACGTGTTGGTGAGCTGGGGCAACGGGCTGACCCGCTTCTGGAGCCGCTGGTTCTGACCCTTGCAATATATGCGTCGCCACGCATATATTTCCGGGCATGGGCGCCGGCCACAACCACACTCCCGCCGAGACGAACGACGCCCGGCTGATCCCGCGCATGGTCATCGCCGCGGCGATCCTGGCGGCGTTCTTCGTCGTGGAACTGGCCACCTCGTTGCTGATTAATTCGATCGCGCTGCTGGCCGACGCCGGCCACATGCTGACCGACGTCGTCGCCGTGTTCATGGGGCTGGCCGCGGTCACGCTGGCCCGGCGCGGCAGCTCGTCGCCGGCCCGCACCTACGGCTGGCATCGCGCCGAGGTGTTCACCGCGGTCGCCAACGCGGGGCTGCTGATCGGGGTGGCGGCGTTCATCCTCTACGAGGCCGTCCAGCGGCTCAGCGAGGCGCCCGCCGTCCCCGGCGTGCCGATGATCGTCGTCGCGCTGGCGGGGCTGGCCGCCAACTTCGCCGTCGCGCTGCTGCTGCGGTCCCACTCCTCGGGGAGCCTGGCCGTCAAAGGCGCCTACATGGAGGTGGTCGCCGACACCGTGGGCAGCCTGGGCGTGCTGATCGCCGGGGTGGTCACCGTGACGACGCACTGGCCCTACGCCGACGTGGTGGTGGCCGTGCTGGTCGCGCTCTGGGTGCTGCCCCGGGCGATCGCGCTCGCGCGCGACGCGCTGCGGATCCTGTCCGAATCGTCGCCGACCCACATCGACGTCGAGGAGCTGCGCTCGGCGCTCGGCGCCATCGGCGGCGTGACCGGGGTGCACGACCTGCATGTGTGGACGCTGTCGCCCGGCAAGGACATGTGCACGGCGCACCTGACCAGCACCGGGGACCCCGCCCAAGTTCTGCACGACGCGCGAGAAGTGTTAGCGGGCCGGGGGCTGGAACACGCCACCGTCCAGATCGACTGCCCCGACGACACCGATTGTTCGGAAAGCTTTTAAAGCGTTACAGCCCCAGCGCTTTGCGCGCTTCGGGGTCGCAATCGTCGAGCAGGTCCAGGCAGCGCGCGTACTCGTCGGTTTCGCCGATCGTGTCGGCGGCCCGCGCCAGCGCGGCCACACAACGCAGGAAGCCGCGGTTGGGCTCGTGCGAATACGGGACGGGTCCGAAGCCCTTCCAGCCGTTGCGGCGCAGCTGGTCCAGGCCGCGGTGATAGCCGGTGCGGGCGTACGCGTAGGCGGTGATGGCCTGGTCGTCGGCCAGCGCCTGCTCGGCCAGCGCCGCCCAGGCCAGCGACGCCGTCGGATGCGCGGCGGCGACGATGCCGGGCTTCTCGCCGGCCAGCAGTTCGGCCTCGGTATCGGGGTCTCCGGGCAGCAGGATCGGGTCGGGCCCTAGCAGAT
The sequence above is drawn from the Mycobacterium marseillense genome and encodes:
- a CDS encoding histidine phosphatase family protein; this translates as MLTTHLGRVGAVLLSAVLLCLASARASADESIVIDLVRHGQSVANAAKLIDTAVPGAALTALGQQQAQNVANVLAAKGPVAGIFASQLIRTQQTAAPLAAMLGTNAQVLPGLNEIDAGVFNGMPQISLAGLAYLLAPIAWLLGLRIVPMLAPGSADPNGYEFHKRFNGALQTMDGNAATSAGRFNDMLGTMYGSALANPVRAADGRIREVAFSSEFDIGIGTMTSVRNPEQLLLLFDPLPNTGIVEIQGNPHDGWTLVSWNGKPAWSGWAAKRPNRDTNGLCLMLDAPTRDGVCAAKAPVTASP
- a CDS encoding cation diffusion facilitator family transporter → MGAGHNHTPAETNDARLIPRMVIAAAILAAFFVVELATSLLINSIALLADAGHMLTDVVAVFMGLAAVTLARRGSSSPARTYGWHRAEVFTAVANAGLLIGVAAFILYEAVQRLSEAPAVPGVPMIVVALAGLAANFAVALLLRSHSSGSLAVKGAYMEVVADTVGSLGVLIAGVVTVTTHWPYADVVVAVLVALWVLPRAIALARDALRILSESSPTHIDVEELRSALGAIGGVTGVHDLHVWTLSPGKDMCTAHLTSTGDPAQVLHDAREVLAGRGLEHATVQIDCPDDTDCSESF
- a CDS encoding DUF3151 domain-containing protein, which translates into the protein MTPMKDLLGPDPILLPGDPDTEAELLAGEKPGIVAAAHPTASLAWAALAEQALADDQAITAYAYARTGYHRGLDQLRRNGWKGFGPVPYSHEPNRGFLRCVAALARAADTIGETDEYARCLDLLDDCDPEARKALGL
- a CDS encoding site-2 protease family protein, with product MSFPSPQRESVRPSPIFLALLGLTAVGGALAWQAGYSARPLAYVGVFIFVIAGWLVSLCLHEFGHAVTAWRFGDHDAAVRGYLTLDPRRYTHPALSLVLPLVIVALGGIGLPGAAVYVRTWFMTPARRTLVSLAGPAANLVLGALLLTLTRLFFDPTHVVLWAAVAFLGFLQVTAVVLNLLPIPGLDGYDALEPHLSAETQRALAPAKQWGFVILLFLLLAPVLNHWFFGIVLSLFDLSGVPDVLVSWGNGLTRFWSRWF
- a CDS encoding peptidase M50, translated to MTQGNRGAAVLLFGRGRTHGALRGLRSHRVAGEPDLDAAIGPYRRLVVVGADADLAAVLTRLLRAERLDIEVAYVPPRRTRAARIYRLPAGRRAARRAVRGSAQRVTLIRDETGSVIVGRAAWVPTKDERVIHGEAVVDDTTLFDGDAAAVFIEPTLAMPGLRASLKGRWRPWVTGRAAQLGSTGAVVLRDGVQAPRPGRRSAFYRNIEGWLLVR